CCATGGTGGCATCCTCGACCGGCTCGACGGCTTGGTCCCGGTCGCGCCCGTCGCCGCGTTCCTCGTGCTGCTGCCGCATCTGTACCGATGAAGACGATCACGATCCTGGGCGCGACCGGTTCGGTCGGCACGTCGACGCTCGACCTGGTCGAACGCGAGCCCGACCGCTTTCGCGTCGTCGCGCTGACCGCCAATCGCGACGTCGACCGGCTCGCTGCCGCCGCGATCCGCACGCGCGCTGAGTTCGCAGTGGTCGCGGACGAAGCCTGCCTGCCCGCCTTGCAGGCGGCGCTGGCCGGGACTGCGGTCAGGGCAGGGGGCGGCCCCGCCGCGGTCCGCGAGGCGGCGATGTCCGGCGCCGAATGGACGATGGGCGCGATCGTCGGCTGCGCGGGGCTGAACCCGGTGATGGCCGCGATCGAGGGTGGCCGCACCGTCGTCATCGCCAACAAGGAGCCGCTGGTCTCGGCGGGCGAGGTCATCCTTTCCGCCGCCGCACGCACCGGCGCGACGCTGCTGCCGGCGGATTCCGAGCATAACGCGATCTTCCAGTGCCTCGACCCGACCCGGCTCGAGCGGGTCCGTCGCATCATCCTGACGTGCAGTGGCGGGCCGTTCCGCGACTGGTCGCTCGATCGGATGCGCGACGTCACCCCCGACCAGGCGGTCGCGCATCCCAACTGGTCGATGGGCGCGAAGATCTCGGTCGATTCGGCGACCTGCATGAACAAGGGCCTCGAGCTGATCGAGGCCGCGCGGCTGTTTCCGGTGTCGCGCGACCGGATCGAGATCGTGATCCATCCGCAATCGGTGATCCACAGCCTGGTCGATCATGTCGACGGGTCGGTACTGGCGCAGCTGGGTCCGCCCGACATGCGCACGCCGATCGCGCATACGCTCGCCTGGCCCGACCGGATGGCGACCCCGATGGCGCCGCTCGATCTGGTCGCGATCGGCCGGCTCGATTTCGAGGCGCCCGATCCGGTGCGGTTTCCGGCATTGCGGCTGGCGCGCGAAGCCCTCGACGCCGGCGGCGCGCGGCCCGCGATCCTCAACGCGGCGAACGAGGTCGCGGTCGACGCGTTCCTGCAGCGGCGTATCGGGTTCCTCGAAATTGCCGCAATCGTCGAGCATATCGTATCGTGCTACGATCCGGCCGCACCGGACAGCGTCGATGCCGTGCTGGCGATCGATGCCGAGGCGCGGATTTTGGCGGGCGAGCGCGTAAAGGATCTGGTTTGATCGAAACTCCCGGCATCCTGGTGACCATCCT
This sequence is a window from Sphingomonas ginsenosidivorax. Protein-coding genes within it:
- a CDS encoding 1-deoxy-D-xylulose-5-phosphate reductoisomerase — protein: MKTITILGATGSVGTSTLDLVEREPDRFRVVALTANRDVDRLAAAAIRTRAEFAVVADEACLPALQAALAGTAVRAGGGPAAVREAAMSGAEWTMGAIVGCAGLNPVMAAIEGGRTVVIANKEPLVSAGEVILSAAARTGATLLPADSEHNAIFQCLDPTRLERVRRIILTCSGGPFRDWSLDRMRDVTPDQAVAHPNWSMGAKISVDSATCMNKGLELIEAARLFPVSRDRIEIVIHPQSVIHSLVDHVDGSVLAQLGPPDMRTPIAHTLAWPDRMATPMAPLDLVAIGRLDFEAPDPVRFPALRLAREALDAGGARPAILNAANEVAVDAFLQRRIGFLEIAAIVEHIVSCYDPAAPDSVDAVLAIDAEARILAGERVKDLV